One Paenibacillus sp. FSL H7-0737 DNA segment encodes these proteins:
- the fdrA gene encoding acyl-CoA synthetase FdrA, whose product MTVQVLVKPNTYIDSVSLMSLSTKANQIEIVEQAIIAMGTEMNKEVIRNVGLMTPEVESAKTSDLVIIVKAASEELCEGAFDSINDLLTKKKDSSKGKSEVKYSTITSAVNGTPEANLAIIAVNGSYAPREARKALENNLHVMLFSDNVSIEDEIELKTLAQEKGLLMMGPDCGTAIIGNVALCFANAVRKGNIGIVGASGTGSQEVTVRIHEFGGGITQLIGTGGRDLSEEVGGIMMLAGIKALEEDDATKVIVLVSKPPAPSVEEKVLAQIKQCKKPVVVWFVGGNEEKVTQAGGHFAKMSKEAALKAVLLAGADESKLNKRALNLPLIEEVRAKLNPQQKYIRGLFSGGTLCDEAMHIAMEKFDNVYSNIQRDPEYRLKDVRVSQDHTFIDFGDDQFTQGKPHPMIDPSTRIERFIQEAKDPSVGVIVMDFVLGFGAHEDPVGAMLPAIIEAKQAAEDEGRHLEIIGYILGTELDSQNIEGQINKLLASGATHASSSQNAGLLAREFVVKGE is encoded by the coding sequence ATGACTGTTCAAGTTTTAGTAAAACCAAACACTTATATCGATTCCGTATCTTTGATGTCACTCTCAACAAAAGCGAATCAGATCGAAATCGTAGAACAAGCCATTATTGCAATGGGTACTGAAATGAATAAAGAGGTCATTAGAAATGTGGGCTTGATGACACCTGAAGTAGAAAGTGCCAAAACAAGTGACTTAGTGATTATTGTGAAGGCTGCCTCTGAAGAACTATGTGAGGGTGCTTTCGATAGCATCAATGATTTGTTAACGAAAAAGAAAGATTCCTCTAAAGGAAAGAGTGAGGTTAAATACTCAACCATTACCTCAGCTGTAAACGGTACTCCTGAAGCTAACTTGGCGATTATTGCCGTAAATGGGAGCTATGCTCCTAGAGAAGCAAGAAAAGCTCTTGAAAATAATCTTCACGTCATGCTGTTTAGCGACAATGTAAGTATTGAAGATGAGATTGAATTAAAGACTTTAGCCCAAGAAAAAGGCTTGCTAATGATGGGGCCAGACTGTGGAACTGCGATTATTGGTAATGTCGCTTTGTGCTTTGCGAATGCCGTGAGAAAAGGCAATATCGGGATCGTTGGCGCATCAGGAACAGGTAGCCAAGAGGTAACGGTTCGTATTCATGAATTTGGCGGTGGAATCACACAGTTGATAGGTACAGGCGGTAGAGATCTAAGTGAAGAGGTTGGCGGCATTATGATGCTGGCCGGAATTAAAGCGTTAGAAGAGGACGATGCAACAAAGGTTATTGTTCTCGTATCTAAACCACCAGCACCAAGTGTAGAAGAGAAAGTACTTGCACAAATTAAACAATGTAAGAAACCAGTCGTGGTTTGGTTTGTGGGTGGGAATGAAGAAAAGGTCACCCAAGCAGGCGGTCATTTTGCAAAAATGTCAAAAGAAGCGGCACTTAAAGCGGTACTTTTAGCTGGAGCAGACGAATCGAAGCTTAACAAACGTGCGTTAAATCTTCCGCTTATTGAAGAAGTGCGTGCGAAGTTAAATCCTCAGCAAAAATATATCCGTGGACTATTCAGTGGCGGTACGCTCTGTGATGAAGCGATGCACATTGCTATGGAGAAATTCGATAATGTCTACAGTAACATTCAGAGAGATCCTGAATATCGCTTAAAAGATGTTAGAGTAAGCCAAGATCATACCTTTATTGACTTCGGAGACGACCAATTTACACAAGGCAAACCACATCCAATGATAGATCCATCCACTCGAATTGAAAGATTTATTCAAGAAGCAAAAGATCCTTCTGTCGGTGTTATTGTGATGGACTTTGTTCTAGGCTTCGGGGCACACGAAGATCCTGTAGGCGCAATGCTTCCAGCGATTATCGAAGCGAAGCAAGCCGCTGAAGATGAAGGAAGACATCTAGAGATAATTGGATACATTCTTGGAACCGAGCTAGATAGTCAAAATATTGAAGGTCAAATTAATAAATTGTTAGCTTCTGGTGCTACACATGCAAGCAGCAGTCAGAACGCAGGTCTACTAGCAAGAGAATTCGTTGTGAAAGGAGAATAG
- a CDS encoding DUF1116 domain-containing protein → MSKINELFTNKLNVINVGIANFRDDLLKQNANVTHLEWTPPGRGNPELIAALDKLEDPSVTDKIAAANKEAVERIINSQPVLIGFDQAINVVPGMTKNTILHAGPPITWERMNGPMKGAVTGAIVFEGLAPNIDEAAVLAASGEIIFSPCHEHNCVGSMAGVTSASMFMHIVENKTYGNIAYTNLSEQMSKILRMGANDESVIQRLIWMRDVLGPILRDAMKLNPNGIDLRLMLSQALHMGDECHNRNVAGTTLLIQALTPYIIQTDFTVEQKKEVFEFVSSSDYFSGPTWMALCKCALDAAHGIENSTIVTTMARNGVEFGIRVSGIAGNVWFTGPAQQVIGPMFAGYKPEDSGLDIGDSAITETYGIGGFAMATAPAIVSLVGGTVDDAISYTTKMAEITTTENPNVTIPMLDFIGIPTGIDIQKVIQTGIMPIINTAIAHKDAGIGMIGAGIVNPPIEAFEQALLALSENIK, encoded by the coding sequence ATGAGTAAAATCAATGAACTTTTTACGAATAAACTAAATGTCATAAATGTAGGCATTGCGAACTTTAGAGATGATTTATTAAAACAAAACGCGAATGTAACTCACTTGGAGTGGACGCCGCCAGGCAGAGGGAATCCAGAATTAATTGCTGCGCTGGATAAGCTTGAAGACCCAAGTGTTACAGATAAGATTGCAGCTGCTAACAAAGAGGCTGTTGAGCGAATTATTAACTCGCAACCGGTACTGATTGGCTTTGACCAAGCGATCAATGTGGTTCCTGGTATGACGAAAAATACGATTTTACATGCTGGCCCGCCAATCACTTGGGAACGAATGAATGGTCCGATGAAAGGTGCGGTAACAGGAGCCATTGTATTTGAAGGACTTGCCCCAAATATTGACGAAGCAGCTGTACTAGCCGCGTCCGGAGAGATTATTTTCTCGCCATGTCATGAACATAACTGTGTTGGTTCCATGGCTGGTGTAACATCGGCTTCCATGTTTATGCATATTGTTGAGAATAAAACTTATGGAAATATTGCCTATACAAATTTAAGTGAACAAATGTCCAAAATCCTTCGTATGGGTGCCAATGACGAGAGTGTTATCCAGCGTTTGATTTGGATGCGAGATGTATTGGGTCCTATTTTAAGAGATGCGATGAAACTTAATCCAAATGGGATTGACTTGCGCCTAATGCTCTCACAAGCCCTTCATATGGGGGACGAGTGTCATAACCGAAATGTAGCTGGAACAACCCTGCTCATTCAAGCACTAACGCCTTATATTATCCAAACCGATTTCACTGTTGAACAGAAAAAAGAAGTGTTTGAATTCGTTAGCAGCAGCGACTATTTCTCGGGTCCGACATGGATGGCGCTTTGTAAATGTGCCCTTGATGCTGCGCATGGTATTGAGAATAGTACCATTGTTACCACAATGGCTCGCAACGGAGTGGAATTCGGTATTCGCGTGAGTGGAATCGCTGGAAACGTGTGGTTTACAGGTCCTGCACAACAAGTAATTGGACCTATGTTTGCTGGTTATAAACCAGAAGATTCTGGTCTTGATATTGGTGACAGTGCGATTACGGAGACCTATGGAATTGGCGGATTTGCTATGGCAACTGCACCGGCTATTGTTTCGCTTGTGGGGGGTACCGTTGATGATGCAATCAGTTACACCACAAAAATGGCAGAAATCACAACCACTGAAAATCCTAACGTGACGATTCCAATGCTTGACTTTATAGGGATTCCAACAGGTATTGATATTCAAAAAGTCATCCAAACAGGAATTATGCCGATTATCAATACAGCCATTGCACATAAAGATGCGGGGATTGGAATGATTGGTGCAGGTATCGTTAACCCTCCAATCGAAGCATTTGAACAAGCATTGCTTGCATTAAGTGAAAATATTAAATAA
- a CDS encoding ankyrin repeat domain-containing protein produces MDSLSLNTKLIKASEQGELASVEKLLGEGASVDYKDASGRTALMAATQNNQIAIAKRLIEAGSDVNTRDITQLSPFICSAANGFYEILRLMIAGGADLKSVNRFGGTALLPSSEKGYLKTVEVCIDAGVPVNHVNDLGWSALLEAVILGNGGRLYSDIIEALVHAGADMHLPDRDGLSSLQRAEENGQHKVVKILEQSFQENNEYVKQAKALANNDQYEEAISIINRALKMDADNLDFIYYKGYFLQELKRYEEALRCYESAISIDSANLEFYFYTANCLRLWKKPEEAFQEYDKACELAPNETFYRYHKSNYLRELGRHEEAVIEMDKLLALQPNRYDFSFHKANSLRSLGKHKEAIEAIENAIKNDPTNPLYHSHKKQSLELLG; encoded by the coding sequence TTGGATAGTCTATCCTTGAATACAAAACTTATTAAGGCGAGTGAACAGGGAGAACTGGCTTCTGTTGAGAAACTATTAGGCGAAGGTGCCAGTGTTGATTATAAAGATGCTTCAGGGCGAACAGCATTAATGGCGGCAACCCAAAACAATCAAATCGCGATTGCTAAAAGGTTAATAGAAGCAGGAAGTGACGTGAACACTAGAGATATTACACAACTCTCACCGTTTATTTGCTCAGCAGCAAATGGCTTTTATGAAATCCTGCGTCTCATGATTGCTGGTGGAGCTGATTTGAAGAGCGTGAATCGATTTGGAGGAACAGCGCTGTTACCATCGAGCGAAAAGGGCTATTTAAAAACAGTAGAGGTGTGTATTGATGCTGGGGTTCCAGTGAATCATGTCAACGACTTAGGCTGGTCAGCCCTACTTGAAGCAGTCATATTGGGGAATGGCGGACGACTATATTCTGACATTATTGAAGCGCTTGTTCATGCAGGGGCAGATATGCATTTGCCTGATCGAGATGGGCTCTCATCCCTACAACGTGCCGAAGAGAACGGTCAGCATAAAGTCGTGAAGATTCTAGAACAGAGCTTCCAAGAAAATAATGAATATGTGAAGCAGGCAAAGGCTCTCGCTAACAACGATCAATATGAAGAAGCTATATCCATCATCAATAGAGCGCTAAAAATGGATGCTGACAACCTGGATTTCATCTATTATAAAGGGTATTTCTTGCAAGAACTAAAGAGATATGAAGAGGCACTTCGATGCTATGAAAGCGCTATCTCTATTGATTCAGCTAATTTAGAATTTTATTTCTACACAGCGAATTGTTTGAGACTGTGGAAAAAACCGGAGGAAGCTTTTCAGGAATATGATAAAGCCTGTGAGCTGGCACCTAATGAAACGTTCTATCGCTACCACAAATCTAATTATTTAAGAGAACTTGGGCGACACGAAGAAGCAGTTATCGAGATGGATAAGCTGCTAGCGCTTCAGCCGAATAGATATGACTTCTCCTTCCATAAGGCGAACAGTCTAAGATCGCTTGGTAAGCATAAAGAAGCTATTGAGGCTATCGAGAACGCAATTAAGAATGATCCAACAAATCCGTTATACCACTCACACAAAAAGCAATCTCTTGAGTTACTCGGTTAG